One genomic segment of Gottschalkia acidurici 9a includes these proteins:
- the rsfS gene encoding ribosome silencing factor produces MDERISIIVKAGDDKKAFDIKALDISGLSTISDYFIILSGNSQRQALSIADEIEDKMHEHGHQLLNKEGHQSGNWILLDYGDILVHVFYKDDREFYDLERLWKDAKSIDVENILN; encoded by the coding sequence ATGGATGAAAGAATATCTATTATAGTAAAGGCTGGAGACGATAAAAAAGCTTTTGACATAAAAGCATTGGACATTTCTGGATTAAGTACTATATCAGATTACTTTATAATACTGAGTGGAAACTCTCAGAGACAAGCATTATCTATAGCCGATGAAATAGAAGATAAAATGCATGAACATGGACATCAACTGCTAAATAAAGAAGGACATCAAAGTGGAAATTGGATATTATTAGACTATGGAGATATATTAGTTCATGTATTCTATAAAGATGATAGAGAGTTCTATGACTTAGAAAGACTTTGGAAGGATGCAAAATCAATAGATGTTGAAAATATATTAAATTAG
- a CDS encoding LCP family protein, which translates to MVKFFKTFFVSLMIFSVIAGGGIFFTIQNKEYDQEIYTNIVEENEKKEDNKKEDITFLLMGVDAKDAKKSEGQRTDTMIICRYDSTTGKASMLSIPRDTKAKIKGKRFEEKINHAHAYGGPELALKTVNELLDTDINYYVMVNYNVVRDFVDTMGGVEIDVPMDMRYSDPVADPPLSINLKKGKQTLDGDKALQFLRFRKGYADQDLGRINAQQEFIKSASKELLNPKNIFKLPKVVDTFVNNVDTNIPTKVMLQYALDVKNLDTEKMESNTLPGEAKMVDDLWYFIADKEESSKIIKDMFSNHEVVNKSNDNKIK; encoded by the coding sequence ATGGTAAAGTTTTTTAAAACTTTTTTTGTTTCTCTTATGATATTTTCAGTAATTGCTGGAGGAGGAATATTCTTTACTATTCAAAATAAAGAATATGATCAAGAAATTTATACTAATATAGTGGAAGAAAATGAAAAGAAAGAAGACAACAAAAAAGAAGATATTACGTTTTTATTAATGGGAGTAGATGCTAAAGACGCTAAAAAATCTGAAGGACAAAGAACAGATACTATGATAATTTGCAGATATGATAGCACAACAGGGAAAGCTTCTATGCTATCTATACCGAGAGATACTAAAGCAAAAATAAAAGGAAAAAGATTTGAAGAGAAAATAAATCACGCACATGCTTACGGTGGACCAGAACTAGCACTGAAAACAGTAAATGAGTTATTAGATACAGATATTAATTACTACGTTATGGTAAATTATAATGTAGTTAGGGATTTTGTTGATACAATGGGAGGCGTAGAAATAGACGTTCCTATGGATATGAGATATAGTGATCCTGTTGCAGATCCTCCTCTTAGTATAAATCTTAAAAAAGGTAAACAAACACTAGATGGTGATAAAGCATTACAATTTTTAAGATTTAGAAAAGGATATGCAGATCAAGATTTGGGAAGGATAAATGCACAACAAGAATTCATAAAAAGTGCAAGTAAAGAACTATTAAATCCAAAAAATATTTTTAAACTACCAAAAGTTGTAGATACTTTTGTAAATAATGTTGATACAAATATTCCAACTAAAGTCATGCTACAATATGCACTAGATGTTAAGAATCTTGATACTGAAAAGATGGAGTCTAATACTCTTCCGGGAGAAGCTAAGATGGTAGATGATTTATGGTACTTCATTGCAGATAAAGAAGAGTCAAGTAAGATTATTAAAGATATGTTTTCAAATCATGAAGTAGTAAATAAAAGTAATGATAATAAGATAAAATAG
- the yqeK gene encoding bis(5'-nucleosyl)-tetraphosphatase (symmetrical) YqeK, which translates to MIEKIKEDLLNSIGTKRYEHSLRVMDEANKLAEMYGVDQAKASIAGLLHDCGRLKEKSYLLKKAQDFGIILEDVYAKSDNLLHAYLGAEIAKQEYNIDDIDILNSIRYHTTGRENMSKLEKIIYMADYIEPGRDFDGIDKIRELCYKDLDKSLIRSIDNTIVYIIKRGLIIHEDTIKARNFLLFSLE; encoded by the coding sequence ATGATAGAAAAAATAAAGGAAGACTTGTTAAATTCAATAGGGACAAAAAGATATGAGCACTCATTAAGAGTAATGGATGAGGCCAATAAGCTTGCAGAAATGTATGGTGTAGATCAAGCTAAAGCTAGTATAGCAGGACTTTTACATGACTGCGGTAGACTTAAAGAAAAATCATATTTATTGAAAAAAGCTCAGGATTTTGGTATAATTTTAGAAGATGTTTATGCAAAAAGTGATAATCTTCTACACGCTTACTTAGGAGCTGAAATAGCTAAACAAGAATATAATATAGATGACATAGATATTTTAAATTCTATAAGATATCATACTACAGGTAGAGAAAATATGAGTAAATTAGAAAAGATTATATATATGGCAGATTATATAGAACCGGGTAGAGATTTTGACGGAATAGATAAAATAAGAGAATTATGTTATAAAGATTTAGACAAATCTCTTATAAGATCGATTGACAATACTATAGTTTATATAATAAAAAGGGGATTAATTATTCACGAGGATACTATAAAAGCAAGGAATTTTTTGTTGTTTAGCCTTGAATAA
- the nadD gene encoding nicotinate-nucleotide adenylyltransferase — protein MEKKKKRYGIMGGTFDPIHTGHLVVAEEVRQEFNLDKVIFMPTGDPPHKSSKEVALGQYRYEMTLLATVTNPFFEVSRLELDRKGTTYTIDTMITLKEKYKDDVEFYFITGADSLLELHTWKDSDKILELCKIVAATRPGYDLGDMEERLKELNEDNKESINTITTPGLQISSTDIRHRVKNGMTIKYLLPESVEVYIEKYKLYK, from the coding sequence ATGGAAAAAAAGAAAAAAAGATATGGTATTATGGGGGGAACTTTTGACCCAATCCATACAGGACATCTAGTAGTAGCAGAGGAAGTAAGACAAGAGTTTAATTTAGATAAGGTTATTTTTATGCCAACGGGAGATCCTCCACATAAAAGCAGTAAAGAAGTTGCATTAGGACAATATAGGTATGAAATGACACTTTTAGCTACAGTAACTAATCCATTTTTTGAAGTATCTAGGCTAGAACTAGATAGAAAAGGTACGACATATACTATAGATACTATGATTACTTTAAAAGAAAAATATAAAGATGATGTTGAATTTTATTTTATAACTGGAGCAGACTCTCTCTTAGAGTTACATACTTGGAAAGACTCTGATAAAATTTTAGAGTTATGCAAAATAGTTGCAGCAACTAGACCTGGATATGATCTAGGAGATATGGAAGAAAGACTAAAAGAGTTAAATGAAGATAATAAGGAAAGTATAAACACTATAACTACACCAGGACTTCAAATATCATCTACAGATATAAGACATAGAGTTAAAAATGGTATGACAATAAAATACCTCCTACCTGAATCAGTTGAAGTATACATAGAAAAGTATAAACTATATAAATAA
- the yhbY gene encoding ribosome assembly RNA-binding protein YhbY, producing MITSKQRSYLKSLAHNIEPLFQLGKYGVSENFLKQVDEALEARELIKIKILNNSELEAKEVANEISEQLRAEFVQSIGNRFVIYRESKEKKKIELPRK from the coding sequence TTGATAACAAGTAAACAAAGAAGTTATTTAAAGTCATTAGCTCATAATATAGAGCCATTATTTCAATTAGGAAAATACGGAGTTTCAGAAAATTTTCTGAAACAAGTAGATGAAGCTTTAGAAGCTAGAGAATTAATAAAAATTAAAATTTTAAATAATAGTGAACTAGAGGCAAAAGAAGTAGCTAATGAGATATCAGAACAGTTAAGAGCTGAATTTGTTCAAAGCATAGGAAATAGATTTGTTATATATAGAGAATCAAAGGAAAAGAAAAAGATAGAGTTACCAAGAAAGTAG
- the obgE gene encoding GTPase ObgE: MFIDIANIYVKGGNGGNGAVAFRREKYEPAGGPAGGDGGNGGSVIIEVDSGLRTLMDFRYKKHYKAQVGEDGKSKNQYGKNGENMTLKVPPGTIVRDTETGVVLADLTEDKKSVVIARGGKGGKGNSKFTTSTRQAPRFAEGGSKGEERSITLELKLIADVGLIGFPNVGKSTLLSIVTDAKPKIANYHFTTLTPNLGMVQVDDGKSFAIADIPGLIEGAHTGVGLGHEFLRHIERTRVLVHLIDVSGQEGRDPIEDFYKINEELEKYSSKLAKKPQIVVGNKMDIPESEEGYEKLKEEVEKQGYSIYPISAATRKGIRELEYAILNKLEEIGEAEPIEEVIDESKLYEFKKNDSEVIVKKENEIYIVEGYPIEKLINSTNFDDHESVRHFQEIIRKRGIVEELRKLGIQEEDIVNICGYEFEFFE, encoded by the coding sequence ATGTTTATAGATATAGCAAATATTTATGTAAAAGGCGGAAATGGTGGTAATGGAGCCGTAGCCTTTAGAAGGGAAAAATACGAGCCAGCGGGTGGACCAGCAGGTGGAGATGGTGGTAACGGTGGTAGTGTTATAATTGAAGTAGATAGTGGACTTAGAACACTAATGGATTTTAGATATAAAAAGCACTATAAAGCTCAAGTTGGAGAAGATGGAAAGTCTAAAAATCAATACGGTAAAAATGGAGAAAATATGACATTAAAAGTTCCACCAGGAACTATAGTTAGAGATACTGAAACTGGAGTAGTTTTAGCTGACTTAACAGAAGACAAAAAGTCTGTAGTAATAGCAAGAGGCGGTAAAGGTGGAAAAGGAAACTCCAAGTTTACGACATCTACACGTCAAGCACCTAGATTTGCAGAGGGTGGTAGTAAAGGGGAGGAAAGATCAATTACCCTAGAACTAAAGCTTATAGCGGATGTTGGACTTATAGGGTTTCCTAATGTAGGAAAATCTACACTTTTGTCCATCGTAACGGATGCTAAACCTAAAATTGCAAATTATCACTTTACAACATTAACTCCTAATTTAGGAATGGTACAAGTAGATGATGGTAAAAGTTTTGCTATAGCAGATATTCCAGGACTTATAGAAGGTGCACATACTGGTGTTGGACTAGGTCATGAGTTTTTAAGACATATAGAAAGAACTAGAGTATTGGTTCATTTGATAGATGTATCTGGCCAAGAGGGAAGAGATCCTATAGAGGACTTCTATAAGATAAATGAAGAACTAGAGAAATATAGTTCAAAGCTTGCTAAAAAACCTCAAATAGTAGTTGGAAATAAAATGGACATACCAGAGTCTGAAGAAGGATATGAAAAACTAAAAGAAGAAGTTGAAAAACAAGGATATAGCATTTATCCTATATCAGCAGCCACAAGAAAAGGAATAAGAGAGCTTGAATATGCAATATTAAATAAACTAGAAGAAATAGGTGAAGCAGAGCCTATAGAAGAAGTAATTGATGAAAGTAAACTATATGAGTTTAAGAAGAATGATAGTGAAGTTATAGTTAAAAAAGAAAATGAGATTTATATCGTAGAAGGTTATCCTATAGAAAAACTAATAAACTCTACTAACTTTGATGATCATGAGTCAGTTAGACATTTCCAAGAAATCATAAGAAAAAGAGGAATAGTAGAGGAATTAAGAAAATTAGGTATACAAGAAGAAGACATTGTAAATATATGTGGATATGAATTTGAGTTTTTTGAATAA
- a CDS encoding Spo0B domain-containing protein, protein MLIKKLINLRKLLILNLLQGCEKYLKNLELLNIKDLKNLSRNQRHDYMNIFQIIYGYLQLNRKEDAIDQIKKVTSMTQNISKLYSISIFSMVLLLERKIMQANNLGINLNIEVETESNSEFRAIDNEEELLEKTREIIDCLLYQHSEDQELTINMKIIENIDSIEITILTNSQYYNLDEVKYIENLYDEAKVHNNKIIITLKYEGVKNIQIKESIYSKIYSNTI, encoded by the coding sequence TTGCTTATAAAAAAGTTAATAAATTTAAGAAAGTTACTTATATTAAATCTCTTACAAGGATGTGAAAAATACTTGAAGAACTTAGAACTTTTAAATATAAAAGATTTAAAAAACTTATCTAGAAATCAAAGACATGATTATATGAATATTTTTCAAATAATATATGGATATCTTCAGCTAAATAGAAAAGAAGATGCGATAGATCAAATAAAGAAAGTTACGAGTATGACGCAAAATATAAGTAAATTATATAGTATATCTATTTTTAGCATGGTCCTACTGTTGGAAAGAAAAATAATGCAAGCAAATAATCTAGGAATAAACTTAAATATAGAAGTAGAGACTGAATCAAATAGTGAATTTAGAGCAATTGATAATGAAGAAGAACTGTTAGAAAAAACAAGAGAGATAATTGACTGCTTATTATATCAACATAGTGAAGATCAAGAGCTTACTATTAATATGAAAATAATAGAAAATATAGACAGTATAGAAATTACTATTTTAACAAATTCACAGTATTATAATTTAGACGAAGTAAAGTATATAGAAAACTTATATGACGAAGCTAAAGTACATAATAATAAAATTATAATAACTTTGAAATATGAAGGAGTAAAAAATATACAAATTAAAGAAAGTATTTATTCCAAAATATATTCTAATACTATATAG
- the rpmA gene encoding 50S ribosomal protein L27, whose product MMRINLQLFASKKGVGSSRNGRDSQAKRLGVKRADGQFVLAGNILVRQRGTKIHPGVNVGRGGDDTLFATVSGIVKFERKGKDKKQVSIYPQEELA is encoded by the coding sequence ATGATGAGAATTAATTTACAACTTTTCGCATCGAAAAAAGGAGTAGGTAGCTCTAGAAACGGTCGTGATAGCCAGGCAAAAAGACTAGGTGTTAAGAGAGCTGACGGACAATTTGTTCTAGCAGGAAACATATTAGTTAGACAAAGAGGAACAAAAATTCACCCAGGAGTAAACGTTGGAAGAGGTGGAGATGATACTCTATTCGCAACAGTTAGCGGAATAGTTAAGTTTGAAAGAAAAGGTAAAGATAAAAAACAAGTTAGTATATATCCACAAGAAGAATTAGCTTAA
- a CDS encoding ribosomal-processing cysteine protease Prp, with the protein MTNIKIFTDQDGSIVQYEISGHADFDEYGKDILCAAISVLSQTTLIALNKVCGIKEKDIAFSVDDESGYLKVSIPKNLEKNIKDKANVVLETMIVGIEDLAYQYPKYISIKKEEV; encoded by the coding sequence ATGACTAATATAAAAATATTCACAGATCAGGATGGAAGCATAGTTCAATATGAAATATCAGGACATGCAGATTTTGATGAATACGGAAAAGATATTCTCTGTGCAGCAATATCTGTACTTAGTCAAACTACTCTTATAGCTTTAAATAAGGTATGTGGTATAAAAGAAAAAGATATAGCTTTTTCTGTAGATGATGAAAGTGGATACTTAAAAGTATCTATACCTAAGAACTTAGAAAAAAACATAAAAGATAAGGCTAATGTCGTACTAGAGACTATGATTGTAGGAATAGAAGACTTAGCTTATCAGTATCCCAAATATATAAGTATAAAGAAAGAGGAGGTGTAA
- a CDS encoding Rne/Rng family ribonuclease, protein MNQIIIDVSMNESKVAILEDDEMVELYIEHDDSKKVTGNIYKGRVVNVLPGMQAAFIDIGLEKNAFLYVKDALPKEMFSNKKINLKDIDIKSIIKSGQELIVQVVKEPYGTKGARVTTHISIPGRHVVLMADTNYIGISRKITAEKDRDRLRKLAEKYKPKDMGVILRTASGNIDEEEFKHDIDYLLKIFNNIDKEKKLGVAPRIIYKDLDIIQRTVRDLFTKNIDKLIINNKQSYDSIIKLADMVSPELKSRIECLDDIHDIFGYFKIDGMISKALDKKVWLKSGGYIIIDETEALTSIDVNTGKYVGSINLEDTVLQTNIEAAKEIAKQLMLRNIGGIIIIDFIDMSNAQYEKRVLDELEQALKKDRTKSTVFGMTQLGLVEMTRKKTRSRLTEKLLRSCPYCDGTGKVESEDFVLSKIEKEVKRTKYHTTAEAIIFKVNPSIQKYIENEVKDYIDSIKNEYNIEIHFIIDTTIHYNDVKVFRIGKKEYIENTLKEEKL, encoded by the coding sequence ATGAATCAAATAATAATAGATGTAAGTATGAATGAGAGTAAGGTAGCCATACTTGAAGACGATGAAATGGTAGAACTATATATAGAACATGATGATAGCAAAAAGGTTACTGGAAATATATATAAGGGAAGAGTAGTAAATGTATTGCCGGGAATGCAAGCTGCCTTTATAGATATAGGACTTGAGAAGAATGCTTTTTTGTATGTAAAGGATGCACTTCCTAAAGAGATGTTTTCTAATAAGAAAATAAATCTAAAAGATATAGATATAAAAAGTATTATAAAGTCAGGTCAAGAGTTAATAGTACAAGTTGTAAAAGAACCTTATGGGACTAAAGGTGCTAGGGTAACTACACATATAAGTATACCAGGAAGACATGTTGTTCTTATGGCAGATACAAACTATATAGGCATATCTAGAAAAATTACAGCGGAAAAAGATAGAGATAGACTAAGAAAGTTAGCTGAAAAGTATAAGCCAAAAGACATGGGTGTAATATTAAGGACAGCAAGTGGAAATATTGATGAAGAAGAATTTAAGCATGATATTGATTATTTATTAAAGATTTTCAATAATATTGACAAAGAAAAAAAACTTGGAGTAGCTCCGAGAATAATATATAAGGACTTAGATATTATTCAGAGAACTGTAAGAGATTTGTTTACTAAAAATATAGATAAACTTATTATAAATAATAAACAAAGCTATGATAGTATAATAAAACTAGCAGACATGGTATCACCAGAATTAAAGTCTAGGATAGAATGTTTAGATGACATACATGATATATTTGGATATTTTAAAATAGATGGAATGATTAGTAAAGCCCTAGACAAAAAAGTATGGTTAAAAAGTGGAGGATATATAATAATAGATGAAACAGAAGCCTTGACATCTATTGATGTAAACACTGGTAAATATGTTGGAAGTATTAATTTAGAGGATACAGTACTACAGACTAATATTGAGGCAGCAAAAGAAATAGCTAAGCAGCTAATGTTAAGAAATATAGGTGGAATAATAATAATAGATTTTATAGATATGTCAAATGCTCAATATGAAAAAAGAGTACTAGATGAGCTGGAACAAGCTTTGAAAAAAGATAGAACTAAGTCAACGGTATTTGGAATGACACAACTTGGACTAGTAGAAATGACTAGAAAAAAAACAAGATCAAGATTAACGGAAAAACTACTAAGGAGTTGTCCATATTGCGATGGTACGGGAAAAGTCGAGTCAGAGGATTTCGTTCTATCTAAAATAGAAAAAGAAGTAAAAAGAACAAAATATCATACTACTGCTGAAGCTATTATATTTAAGGTGAATCCATCTATACAGAAATATATAGAAAACGAAGTAAAAGATTATATAGATAGTATAAAAAATGAATACAATATAGAAATACATTTTATTATAGATACAACCATACATTACAATGATGTAAAAGTATTTAGAATAGGAAAAAAGGAATATATAGAAAATACTTTAAAAGAAGAAAAACTTTAA
- a CDS encoding TIGR03936 family radical SAM-associated protein, with the protein MINIRAKFTKQKNSKYISHLDLMRLFQRAFRRAGILVKHTEGFNPQPKLAFATALSLGVSSEGEYMDVELENSIEVDEFINRTNSVLPEGVKIVKAAYKEEKESIMSLIRWGSYIVEIELINDIDNTKLESEIQRFLSLEEIPVMKERKRKKKIEIRQENIKDKIKDIKVLLHEDKRVVLKTTLMTGSNGNLKPELLLEAIDKYSEIKINSSETKIHRLELFIEQDGNVITPI; encoded by the coding sequence ATGATTAATATAAGAGCAAAATTTACAAAACAGAAGAATTCAAAGTATATATCTCACTTAGATTTAATGAGGTTATTTCAAAGGGCATTTAGAAGGGCTGGTATTTTAGTAAAGCATACAGAGGGATTTAATCCTCAACCTAAATTAGCTTTTGCTACAGCCCTATCTCTTGGGGTTTCTAGTGAAGGTGAATATATGGATGTTGAACTAGAAAATTCAATAGAAGTCGATGAATTTATAAATAGAACAAATAGTGTATTACCAGAAGGCGTAAAAATAGTAAAGGCAGCATATAAAGAAGAAAAAGAGTCTATAATGTCTCTAATAAGATGGGGATCATATATAGTTGAGATAGAATTAATTAATGATATAGATAATACTAAGTTAGAGTCTGAAATACAGAGATTTTTAAGCTTAGAAGAAATTCCTGTAATGAAAGAAAGAAAGAGAAAGAAGAAAATAGAGATAAGACAAGAGAATATAAAAGACAAAATAAAAGATATAAAGGTACTTTTACATGAAGATAAAAGAGTAGTTTTAAAAACTACTCTAATGACAGGAAGTAACGGAAATTTAAAACCAGAGTTGCTTTTAGAGGCAATAGATAAATATAGTGAGATAAAGATAAACAGTAGTGAAACTAAAATTCATAGACTTGAGCTTTTTATAGAACAAGATGGCAATGTAATAACTCCAATATAG
- a CDS encoding TIGR03960 family B12-binding radical SAM protein — MIDMSTLEKILPKVEKPSRYIGDELGSIKKEVKEGLIRFGFGFPDVYEVGMSHLGMHILYNLLNSEEDIYCERIFAPWIDMEEEMRKNNIPLYGLESKDAISEFDFVGFTLQYEMSYTNIINMLDLGGIPILSKDREEEDPIVVAGGPCAYNPEPLVDIIDFFIIGEGEEVNIEFIRLYKQYKENKKVELNFLEAVSEIDGIYVPSLYEVDYNEDGTIKDFYPKNDKSPKKIKKRIVSSLEESYFPEKLVVPYIETVHDRVMLEIFRGCTRGCRFCQAGMIYRPVRERSIETLMNLAKKLIKATGYEEISLSSLSTSDYSQLEELVTKLMIEFKDQKIGLSLPSLRIDNFSLEVIEEIQKVRKTGLTFAPEAGTQRLRDVINKGITEDNIINSVKDAFSRGWSGVKLYFMIGLPTETYEDIDGIKDLAYKVKDEFFKIPREERKGNLRVTVSTSCFVPKPFTPFQWHPQDTLEEFDAKIKHLRSQIRDGKINYNYHDSKLSYLEAIIARGDRRISKALVKAWEKGCKFDGWSDFFDFDKWMETFEELEINPDFYATRERSYEEILPWDFLDIGVSKEYLISENEKSKEEELTKDCRKGCTACGINKSFTGGVC; from the coding sequence ATGATAGATATGAGTACACTAGAAAAGATCCTTCCGAAAGTAGAGAAGCCATCTAGATATATAGGAGATGAACTTGGTAGTATAAAAAAAGAAGTAAAAGAAGGATTAATTAGATTTGGATTTGGATTTCCGGATGTATACGAAGTAGGTATGTCTCACTTAGGTATGCATATATTATATAATCTTTTAAATAGTGAAGAAGATATTTATTGTGAAAGAATATTTGCTCCGTGGATAGATATGGAAGAGGAAATGAGAAAAAACAATATACCTCTTTATGGACTAGAAAGTAAAGATGCTATAAGTGAATTTGACTTTGTAGGGTTTACACTGCAATACGAAATGAGTTATACAAATATAATAAATATGCTAGATCTAGGAGGAATTCCAATACTATCTAAAGATAGAGAAGAAGAAGATCCTATAGTAGTAGCAGGAGGACCTTGTGCATATAATCCAGAACCATTAGTGGATATAATAGACTTTTTCATTATAGGAGAAGGTGAAGAAGTAAATATAGAGTTTATAAGACTATATAAACAATATAAAGAAAATAAAAAAGTAGAGCTGAATTTTTTAGAGGCTGTAAGTGAAATAGATGGAATATATGTTCCTAGTCTTTACGAGGTAGATTACAACGAAGATGGAACTATAAAAGACTTTTATCCTAAAAATGACAAAAGTCCTAAGAAAATTAAAAAAAGAATAGTTAGTAGTTTAGAAGAATCTTATTTCCCAGAAAAACTAGTAGTACCATATATAGAAACCGTACATGATAGAGTAATGTTAGAAATATTTAGAGGATGTACTAGAGGATGTAGATTTTGTCAGGCAGGTATGATTTATAGACCTGTTAGAGAAAGAAGTATAGAGACATTAATGAACTTAGCTAAAAAGCTTATAAAGGCTACAGGATATGAAGAAATATCTTTATCATCTTTAAGTACTAGTGACTATTCTCAGCTAGAAGAATTAGTAACTAAACTTATGATAGAATTTAAAGATCAAAAAATAGGACTATCACTTCCTTCATTAAGAATAGATAATTTCTCCCTAGAAGTAATAGAGGAAATACAAAAAGTAAGAAAAACAGGACTTACATTTGCACCAGAGGCAGGAACTCAAAGACTTAGAGATGTTATTAATAAAGGTATAACTGAAGACAATATAATTAACTCAGTAAAAGATGCTTTTAGTAGAGGATGGTCAGGTGTAAAACTTTACTTTATGATAGGCCTTCCAACAGAAACTTACGAAGATATAGATGGAATAAAGGATTTAGCATATAAGGTTAAAGATGAATTCTTTAAAATACCTAGGGAAGAGAGAAAAGGAAACTTGAGAGTAACAGTTAGTACTTCATGCTTTGTACCAAAACCATTTACTCCTTTCCAATGGCATCCACAAGACACTTTAGAGGAGTTTGATGCAAAAATTAAGCACTTAAGAAGTCAAATTAGAGATGGAAAAATAAATTATAACTATCATGACTCTAAATTAAGTTACTTAGAGGCTATAATAGCTAGAGGAGATAGAAGAATTTCAAAAGCACTAGTAAAAGCTTGGGAAAAAGGATGTAAATTTGACGGTTGGTCTGATTTCTTTGATTTTGATAAATGGATGGAAACTTTTGAGGAACTAGAAATAAATCCTGATTTTTATGCAACTAGAGAAAGAAGTTATGAAGAAATATTACCGTGGGATTTTTTAGATATAGGTGTGTCTAAAGAATATCTTATATCTGAAAATGAAAAATCAAAGGAAGAAGAATTAACTAAAGATTGTAGAAAAGGATGTACAGCATGTGGTATAAATAAAAGTTTTACAGGTGGTGTATGCTAA
- a CDS encoding M23 family metallopeptidase, which translates to MNINKRYRNNLSKNIYKKQLIKLFISILIILLVLLINNINTAYTKKSIVMIKKTLNYELDMNDKRIKDIKKAVTAFSINVSDEKYSTPIQGTLYKKYSEDENGIDIIAYEEFVKSIGNGEVIEVNKKSDGIEIKVLHGDIKAIYSKLEKVNVKKGEKIIKGHILGSMGDVSRKNKQLHFEMWKDNKSLNPLEYLESNSKTPLSYK; encoded by the coding sequence TTGAATATAAATAAGCGATATAGAAATAATCTTTCAAAGAATATTTACAAAAAGCAGTTGATAAAGCTATTTATAAGTATATTAATAATATTATTAGTACTTCTTATAAACAATATAAACACCGCATATACTAAAAAAAGCATAGTTATGATAAAGAAAACACTAAACTATGAATTGGATATGAATGACAAGAGGATTAAAGATATTAAGAAAGCAGTAACTGCATTTAGTATAAATGTATCAGACGAAAAATATTCAACACCTATACAGGGGACTTTATATAAGAAATATAGTGAAGATGAAAATGGTATTGATATAATAGCTTATGAAGAGTTTGTTAAATCCATTGGAAATGGAGAAGTTATTGAAGTTAATAAAAAAAGTGATGGAATAGAAATAAAGGTTTTACATGGCGATATAAAAGCAATATATTCTAAACTAGAAAAAGTTAATGTCAAAAAAGGAGAGAAAATAATAAAGGGTCACATACTGGGGAGCATGGGGGATGTATCTAGAAAAAATAAACAGCTTCACTTTGAAATGTGGAAAGACAATAAGTCTTTAAATCCTTTAGAATATTTAGAAAGCAATAGTAAAACACCATTATCTTATAAATAA
- the minE gene encoding cell division topological specificity factor MinE translates to MDFLKIFGRSEKKSKNVAKERLKLVLIHDRANLSPNFLEMIKGDIIRVISDYMVIDEEGLDIKLTRTRNDNDNTPISALVANIPILKMKENSID, encoded by the coding sequence TTGGATTTTCTAAAAATATTCGGAAGAAGTGAAAAGAAAAGTAAGAATGTAGCAAAAGAAAGACTAAAATTAGTGTTGATTCATGATAGGGCAAATCTTTCTCCTAATTTCTTAGAAATGATAAAAGGGGATATTATTAGGGTTATTTCTGACTACATGGTTATAGATGAAGAAGGACTAGATATAAAATTAACAAGAACAAGAAATGACAATGATAATACACCTATATCAGCCCTAGTGGCGAACATTCCTATATTAAAGATGAAAGAAAACTCTATAGACTAA